A genomic region of Runella rosea contains the following coding sequences:
- a CDS encoding FAD:protein FMN transferase, translating to MGNRFEISVVAEDKAWANDRIEEAVAEIQRIEDLLTTFNDHSQTNQINAKAGIAPVRVDREVFELIRRSLRISELTQGAFDITYGSIDKSLWNFDTTMTSLPDAETAKWMVRLINYRNVVLNEANGSVFLKEKGMRIGFGGIGKGYAAEMAKRLLLQKGVKSGIVNASGDLTAWGSQPNGTPWTIGVADPNAKNQPFSYLNISNVAVATSGNYEKYALIDGKKYSHTIDPKTGLPVSGIKSVTILSPNAEIADAMATPVTVMGVRVGLDLINQIQGMACIIVDDKDRIFTSKNIKIS from the coding sequence ATGGGTAACCGCTTCGAAATCAGTGTAGTAGCAGAAGATAAAGCGTGGGCCAATGACCGAATTGAAGAGGCTGTGGCAGAAATCCAGCGAATTGAGGATTTGTTGACCACTTTCAACGACCATAGCCAAACCAATCAAATCAATGCCAAGGCGGGCATCGCGCCTGTCAGGGTAGACCGCGAGGTGTTTGAGTTGATTCGACGCTCGCTGCGGATTTCTGAACTTACGCAGGGAGCCTTTGACATTACCTACGGTTCCATTGATAAAAGCCTGTGGAATTTTGATACCACTATGACCTCCCTGCCCGATGCCGAAACCGCCAAATGGATGGTGCGCTTGATTAATTACCGTAATGTAGTGCTGAACGAAGCCAATGGCAGCGTTTTTCTGAAAGAGAAAGGGATGCGTATAGGATTTGGCGGTATCGGCAAAGGCTACGCCGCCGAAATGGCCAAAAGGCTATTGCTACAAAAGGGTGTAAAAAGTGGTATTGTCAATGCTTCAGGGGATTTAACGGCGTGGGGAAGTCAGCCAAACGGTACGCCGTGGACGATTGGTGTGGCAGACCCGAATGCCAAAAACCAGCCCTTTTCCTATCTGAATATCAGCAATGTAGCCGTGGCTACGTCAGGCAATTATGAAAAATATGCGCTCATCGATGGAAAGAAATATTCTCACACCATTGACCCCAAAACGGGACTGCCAGTGTCGGGTATCAAAAGCGTGACGATTCTCTCTCCCAATGCCGAAATCGCGGATGCGATGGCTACGCCCGTGACAGTCATGGGGGTACGCGTTGGGTTGGATTTAATCAACCAAATACAGGGAATGGCCTGCATAATTGTTGACGATAAAGACCGCATTTTTACCTCAAAAAATATCAAAATCAGCTAG
- a CDS encoding Rieske (2Fe-2S) protein codes for MNRYHFLKSMGFRGAALMAVMTSCIREEDTYIDALVEKPTDTTLTPVTTTPVTTTPGTTTDLSTIKNPLLTLDLSATANASLKTVGGYIAKSGIVVAQTSAGNYAAVTQTCSHEPKKKIIFNKTEFYCTDHGARFDLTGKGLNSFGSKGLTVYKVAVSGTTLVVYS; via the coding sequence ATGAACAGGTATCATTTTTTGAAGTCAATGGGTTTTCGAGGAGCTGCTTTGATGGCAGTAATGACTTCGTGCATCAGAGAGGAAGATACATACATTGATGCATTGGTTGAAAAGCCCACCGATACTACGCTCACTCCAGTGACCACGACACCAGTTACGACCACCCCCGGAACGACTACGGATTTGAGCACCATTAAAAATCCATTATTAACCCTTGACCTTAGTGCTACTGCCAACGCAAGCCTTAAAACGGTAGGTGGATACATAGCCAAAAGTGGAATTGTAGTGGCGCAGACAAGCGCGGGAAATTATGCTGCTGTGACGCAGACGTGCAGCCACGAACCCAAAAAGAAAATCATTTTTAACAAGACAGAGTTTTACTGCACCGACCACGGCGCTCGGTTTGATTTGACCGGAAAGGGTCTCAATAGCTTCGGTAGTAAGGGGCTTACCGTCTATAAAGTGGCGGTTAGCGGTACAACACTGGTCGTTTATAGCTAA
- a CDS encoding PepSY-associated TM helix domain-containing protein, which yields METPRSQPQPWTTVRKEATVNTRARASDGNAAWQRRMPTLARWLHLYLSMFSFALVLFFSVTGLTLNHADWFGDASRTSEYKGTLNASWTNVTDTSKVNKLAIVEYLRATHQPKGAMSDFRIDATECSVAFRGPGYTADVFINRSTGAYQVTETKMGLVAVINDLHKGRDTGKTWSLVIDASAIFMTLVSATGLLLLLFLKKRRTSGLLWTLIGLGVCVALYLFLF from the coding sequence ATGGAAACACCGAGATCGCAGCCGCAGCCTTGGACTACCGTGAGAAAGGAAGCAACCGTTAATACCCGCGCGCGCGCTTCCGACGGAAATGCTGCTTGGCAGCGCCGAATGCCCACACTGGCGCGTTGGCTTCATTTGTATCTTTCGATGTTCAGTTTTGCGTTGGTGTTGTTTTTTTCCGTCACGGGCTTGACGCTTAACCACGCAGATTGGTTTGGCGATGCCTCTCGTACCTCTGAGTACAAAGGGACGTTGAATGCAAGTTGGACAAACGTTACCGACACATCGAAGGTGAATAAATTGGCAATTGTTGAGTACCTGCGAGCAACGCATCAGCCAAAGGGAGCCATGAGTGACTTTCGCATTGATGCGACCGAATGTTCGGTGGCGTTTCGAGGGCCAGGCTATACTGCCGATGTTTTTATAAACCGTTCCACTGGGGCGTACCAAGTTACCGAAACGAAGATGGGTTTGGTGGCCGTCATAAATGATTTGCATAAAGGACGCGACACTGGAAAAACATGGTCTCTGGTGATTGATGCATCTGCCATTTTTATGACATTAGTTTCGGCTACAGGACTGCTACTTTTACTTTTCTTAAAAAAACGTCGCACAAGCGGTTTGTTATGGACTTTGATAGGACTGGGTGTTTGTGTGGCACTATACTTGTTTTTATTTTAA
- a CDS encoding thioredoxin family protein has product MKTIVLVLITSLLAASPQWGGDFEKARTEATQNNKYILLNFCGSDWCGPCIKLKKDIFESEDFQQYADGHLVLVRADFPRQKKNQLDAKQTAHNEALAEKYNPQGKFPFTLLLDANGKVLKEWDGYPKTMSTLAFVHDIALVADASK; this is encoded by the coding sequence ATGAAAACAATCGTTTTGGTCTTGATTACCAGTCTGTTGGCTGCCTCGCCGCAATGGGGCGGTGATTTTGAAAAAGCCCGAACAGAAGCAACGCAAAACAATAAATATATCCTGTTGAATTTTTGTGGTTCGGACTGGTGCGGCCCTTGTATAAAGCTCAAGAAAGACATCTTTGAATCGGAAGATTTTCAGCAATACGCCGATGGGCACTTGGTATTGGTTCGGGCCGATTTTCCCCGGCAAAAGAAGAACCAATTGGATGCCAAACAAACCGCCCACAACGAAGCATTGGCCGAAAAATACAATCCACAGGGGAAATTCCCTTTTACGCTCCTGTTGGATGCCAATGGAAAAGTACTGAAAGAGTGGGATGGTTATCCCAAAACAATGAGTACGTTGGCGTTTGTTCATGATATTGCACTGGTTGCCGATGCTTCAAAGTGA
- a CDS encoding DUF4266 domain-containing protein — translation MNRIIKTSLSALFVASALSSCVTVKEYQKSRINDSEMELSARKSEKFEQSFYLYREGASGANGGKSGGGCGCN, via the coding sequence ATGAACAGAATCATCAAAACAAGCCTGTCTGCTTTGTTTGTGGCGTCGGCTTTATCTTCCTGCGTTACGGTCAAGGAATATCAAAAAAGCCGTATTAACGACTCTGAAATGGAGCTTTCGGCCCGTAAATCTGAGAAATTTGAGCAGAGTTTTTACCTCTATCGTGAAGGTGCTTCTGGGGCCAACGGCGGTAAAAGCGGCGGTGGCTGCGGCTGTAACTAG
- a CDS encoding DUF3570 domain-containing protein has product MKKIVLTVGLLVGLLKGVYAQTTNDKEAYEKRKLKIEEVNLVSGYYGQDGNNSAVTGGLGTEKLSDFANSIDLKLSFIDRKSRQHFINADFNIDHYTSASSDNIDPLTISSASRSDTHVYPSLSWTVKDDATRTSRGLSYSYSTEYDYQSHGFNVNFAKISKDNNREFSLKAGAFFDTWMAILPSELRPAGYGSAAEGDRDPVAYKPRNSYNLALSLSQVINKRLQLLVTVEPAFQQGLLSTPYHRVYFTDGSHTVEKLPGSRFKLPVGVRLSYFLGDKVILRGFYRFYADDWGMKAHTANFEATYKITPFVSVSPFYRFHNQTAVRYFNAYGKHGPTEAYYTSDYDISGFTSHFVGTGIRLAPPGGLFGIKQWHSVELRYGHYLRSTGMVGNSVTLAMKLK; this is encoded by the coding sequence ATGAAAAAAATCGTATTAACCGTTGGATTATTGGTGGGCTTGCTAAAAGGCGTCTATGCCCAAACTACCAACGACAAAGAGGCTTACGAAAAACGTAAACTCAAAATAGAAGAGGTAAATTTGGTTTCTGGTTATTACGGACAGGACGGCAATAATTCAGCCGTAACGGGAGGCCTCGGGACTGAGAAATTGAGCGACTTTGCCAATTCGATTGATTTAAAACTGTCATTTATTGATCGAAAAAGCCGCCAACATTTTATCAATGCTGATTTTAACATTGACCATTATACCTCGGCGTCTTCTGATAATATTGACCCTCTGACGATTTCATCAGCTTCGCGCAGTGATACGCACGTGTATCCGTCGCTGTCGTGGACTGTGAAGGATGATGCTACTCGCACATCTCGCGGACTAAGCTATTCGTATTCAACGGAATATGATTACCAGTCGCATGGTTTTAATGTCAATTTTGCGAAAATTTCTAAGGATAACAATCGCGAATTCAGCCTTAAAGCGGGCGCTTTTTTTGATACTTGGATGGCGATATTGCCCTCCGAATTGCGACCAGCAGGCTACGGCTCCGCCGCTGAAGGTGACCGCGATCCTGTCGCATATAAACCCCGAAACTCGTATAATTTAGCGTTGTCGCTGTCGCAGGTCATCAATAAACGTCTCCAATTGTTAGTTACGGTAGAGCCAGCGTTTCAACAAGGGCTGTTGAGCACGCCTTACCATCGCGTTTATTTTACCGATGGTTCGCACACGGTCGAAAAATTGCCCGGGTCGCGGTTTAAATTGCCAGTAGGAGTGAGGCTAAGCTATTTTCTAGGTGACAAGGTTATCTTGCGCGGATTCTATCGTTTCTACGCCGACGATTGGGGTATGAAAGCCCACACTGCCAATTTTGAAGCAACCTATAAAATAACGCCTTTCGTATCGGTCAGCCCGTTTTATCGTTTTCACAACCAAACAGCGGTACGCTATTTCAACGCTTATGGCAAGCATGGCCCTACTGAGGCCTATTATACGAGCGATTACGACATTTCGGGTTTTACCAGTCATTTTGTGGGTACTGGTATACGACTTGCGCCGCCCGGTGGCTTGTTTGGTATCAAGCAGTGGCACTCCGTTGAACTCCGCTACGGGCACTACCTGCGCAGTACGGGTATGGTTGGCAACAGCGTGACGCTGGCGATGAAATTGAAGTAA
- a CDS encoding efflux RND transporter periplasmic adaptor subunit → MTFAACKEKKEKPKGGDDKKDKPTMVDVMVAASQPVTNVIEANGTIIPGESTELRPEVSGRLTYLNVPEGKSVAEGTVLARINSADLEAQVKRTKVQLETATKTEERLKQLLNVNGINQSDYDAALNTVNTLKADIAYTQTLIDKTIIRAPFTGTIGLRQVSPGAYVTPTSILATMQQLGKMKIDFTLPEENSDLIRIGSVVKVKLEGRDTTMRRATVIALEPQANRLTRNLMVRALLDDARVNPGAFAKVIVSSGNSKKAIMIPTNAIIPDDRNNQVILVKGGKASFVNVQTGIRTANNVEITQGISEGDSVVVTGVLFAKPDAILKVRKATKR, encoded by the coding sequence TTGACTTTCGCAGCCTGTAAAGAAAAGAAAGAAAAACCGAAAGGCGGTGATGATAAAAAAGACAAGCCTACTATGGTAGATGTGATGGTAGCCGCTTCTCAACCCGTAACCAATGTCATTGAAGCCAATGGAACCATCATTCCTGGGGAATCTACAGAACTGCGGCCAGAAGTCAGCGGGCGGCTTACTTACCTAAATGTTCCGGAAGGTAAATCGGTGGCTGAGGGAACAGTATTGGCACGTATCAATAGCGCTGATTTGGAAGCACAGGTAAAGCGGACGAAAGTTCAGTTGGAGACCGCCACTAAAACCGAAGAGCGGCTAAAACAGCTTTTGAATGTAAACGGAATCAATCAAAGCGATTATGATGCGGCTTTAAACACGGTCAATACGCTGAAAGCAGATATTGCTTATACACAAACATTAATTGATAAAACCATCATTCGTGCACCTTTTACGGGTACAATCGGATTGCGTCAAGTGAGTCCTGGTGCGTATGTGACTCCAACCAGTATTCTTGCCACTATGCAGCAATTAGGTAAAATGAAAATCGACTTTACCCTTCCCGAAGAAAACAGCGATTTGATAAGGATTGGAAGTGTAGTAAAAGTAAAACTGGAAGGTAGGGATACTACCATGAGAAGAGCTACGGTGATAGCTTTGGAGCCTCAAGCCAATCGCCTGACTCGCAACCTGATGGTGCGGGCATTGTTGGATGATGCACGGGTCAACCCAGGGGCTTTTGCCAAAGTGATTGTTAGCAGTGGTAATAGTAAAAAAGCCATTATGATTCCGACCAATGCCATCATTCCAGATGATAGAAACAATCAAGTGATTTTGGTAAAAGGGGGTAAGGCTTCCTTTGTTAATGTCCAAACAGGAATACGTACTGCCAATAATGTTGAAATCACGCAGGGAATCAGTGAAGGAGACTCGGTGGTAGTAACTGGAGTATTATTTGCCAAACCTGATGCCATTCTTAAAGTACGAAAAGCAACAAAGCGATGA
- a CDS encoding TonB-dependent receptor domain-containing protein translates to MKTLITSILFALGMTAAYAQFPGGPGGMPSGDGNGRNRNTNNMQSPALNLEGTAPKGNSKITGFVIDSAATQAVEFANIALYSKTTGKAIDGTMADEKGKFTLKSIAVGEYKLMISFIGYKDKTIDNLKIAKGQDIDLGVIKMNPDIKTLDEVVVTGEKSLIEEKVDRLVYNADKDLTARGGDAADVLKKVPMLSVDLDGNVSLRGSQNIRVLINNKPSTIVASSIADALKMIPADLIKSVEVITSPSAKYDAEGSAGIINIITKKSTLQGLTLSADAGVGARGSNLSLNGNYRQGKLGITLGGFGRAFYNKSSTSLDQTILQNGASLLTKQTSDAYDNGLFGRYNIGFDYELSKTQSLTAGVSFGTRNMVRSQDMTSNLFTNSALTSTTYRDVTTKDLSNNVDMNLDYIRTFKVPGREWSISTQYSRNNLTNNFNADLLSEGNALLSRQKNLNANLNQEATIQTDYQTPIKKNQMIEFGAKTIMRQVNSDYSYQVAGPTGAFAADARNPVGNLDYSQSIVSGYLSYTYSTANKYTFKLGSRYEYTTIDAKDQIGKISIPSYGTLVPSINVSKTIKAGTTLKAAYNRRIQRPGLQQLNPNYNAANPFNISIGNPNLKPEMTNNFELSLSTSIKKTYLNASVFSRSTNNSIMRLSAPSDTLAGAIITTFQNIGKQQVMGANVFANVYLTPKWTLNGGVDVYYNYLEGKVQGLDGTSINTSNSGIVIGGRLMSSLALNKGWAMQLHGGMRGNQVTLQGVQGSFYMYSFGVKKDLNNKKGSIGLATENFLGGMKMKSTSVTPILNQTMVNNIYNQNIKLTFSYKIGKMTFVAPKKTKGVKNDDVKEGGDNN, encoded by the coding sequence ATGAAAACACTTATCACTTCCATTCTTTTTGCGTTAGGTATGACAGCCGCCTACGCTCAGTTTCCGGGAGGCCCTGGCGGTATGCCAAGCGGCGATGGAAACGGCCGAAATAGAAATACTAACAACATGCAGTCCCCTGCCTTGAATCTAGAAGGAACTGCACCCAAAGGCAATTCAAAGATAACAGGTTTTGTGATTGATTCTGCCGCTACCCAAGCCGTTGAATTTGCCAATATCGCCCTTTACAGCAAAACAACTGGAAAAGCCATTGACGGAACAATGGCCGATGAAAAAGGAAAGTTTACCCTTAAAAGCATTGCCGTTGGGGAATATAAATTGATGATTTCCTTCATTGGATATAAAGATAAAACGATTGACAACTTAAAAATTGCCAAAGGCCAAGACATTGATTTGGGCGTCATCAAAATGAACCCCGACATCAAAACGCTTGATGAGGTTGTGGTAACGGGCGAGAAATCTTTGATTGAAGAAAAAGTAGACCGCTTGGTGTACAACGCCGACAAAGACCTCACAGCCCGGGGAGGTGATGCCGCTGATGTGCTCAAAAAAGTGCCGATGCTGTCGGTGGATTTGGACGGAAACGTATCGCTTCGCGGTAGCCAGAATATTCGGGTATTGATCAACAATAAGCCATCTACGATTGTAGCGAGTAGCATTGCCGATGCCTTAAAAATGATTCCAGCAGATTTGATTAAATCGGTGGAAGTAATCACTTCTCCTTCAGCCAAATACGATGCAGAGGGCTCGGCAGGGATTATCAATATTATCACTAAGAAATCAACGCTACAAGGACTTACCCTGAGCGCCGATGCGGGAGTTGGAGCACGGGGTTCAAACCTTAGCCTCAACGGTAACTACCGTCAGGGAAAATTAGGAATTACACTTGGAGGTTTTGGACGGGCTTTCTACAATAAATCTTCCACTTCTTTAGACCAAACGATTCTACAAAACGGAGCTTCGTTGTTGACGAAACAAACCTCTGATGCGTATGATAATGGACTTTTTGGTCGCTACAACATTGGGTTTGATTATGAATTAAGTAAAACACAATCATTGACCGCTGGCGTAAGTTTCGGAACCCGTAACATGGTTCGTTCACAAGACATGACGAGCAACCTGTTCACTAACAGTGCGCTGACTTCTACTACCTATCGGGATGTGACTACCAAAGACTTATCCAACAACGTAGACATGAACCTTGACTATATTCGCACCTTTAAAGTGCCTGGTAGAGAGTGGTCTATCTCAACACAGTATAGCCGTAACAACCTCACCAACAACTTCAATGCCGATTTGCTGAGTGAAGGTAACGCCTTATTGAGCCGTCAGAAAAACCTGAATGCTAACCTTAACCAAGAAGCTACGATTCAGACCGATTATCAGACGCCCATTAAGAAAAACCAAATGATTGAGTTTGGGGCCAAAACAATTATGCGTCAGGTAAACAGTGATTATAGCTATCAAGTAGCAGGGCCTACGGGTGCCTTTGCCGCCGACGCCCGCAACCCCGTTGGTAATTTGGATTATAGCCAAAGCATTGTGTCGGGGTACTTATCTTACACCTATTCAACCGCCAATAAATACACATTCAAGTTGGGGTCACGGTATGAGTACACCACCATTGATGCCAAAGACCAAATCGGTAAAATCTCGATTCCTAGCTACGGAACGCTCGTGCCCAGCATTAACGTATCCAAAACCATCAAAGCAGGAACAACCCTGAAAGCCGCTTATAACCGTCGTATTCAGCGTCCAGGTTTGCAACAGTTGAACCCCAACTACAACGCCGCCAACCCGTTCAATATCAGCATCGGAAATCCGAACTTGAAGCCTGAAATGACCAATAACTTTGAGTTGAGCTTAAGCACAAGCATTAAGAAAACCTACTTAAATGCCTCGGTATTTAGCCGCTCTACCAACAACAGCATCATGCGCCTTAGCGCTCCATCTGATACCTTGGCGGGGGCCATTATTACCACTTTCCAAAACATCGGTAAGCAGCAGGTGATGGGTGCCAACGTATTTGCTAACGTGTATCTGACGCCCAAATGGACATTGAACGGTGGGGTAGATGTGTATTACAACTATCTTGAAGGTAAAGTACAAGGATTGGATGGCACTTCGATTAATACCAGTAACTCAGGAATCGTCATTGGCGGACGTTTGATGTCGAGCCTCGCACTCAACAAAGGCTGGGCCATGCAACTACACGGCGGGATGCGCGGAAACCAAGTCACGCTTCAAGGGGTTCAGGGTAGTTTCTACATGTATTCATTTGGGGTGAAGAAAGACCTGAACAACAAAAAAGGAAGCATTGGTTTAGCTACTGAAAACTTCTTAGGTGGAATGAAGATGAAATCTACCTCAGTAACGCCGATATTGAACCAAACGATGGTCAACAATATCTATAACCAGAACATCAAATTGACGTTCAGTTATAAAATTGGTAAAATGACTTTCGTCGCTCCTAAGAAAACCAAAGGGGTGAAAAACGACGACGTGAAAGAAGGCGGAGATAACAACTAA
- a CDS encoding sensor histidine kinase gives MLLLPNRKNITLVIHVLAWGLLAALVMMPPFGGRFTMPDEYWIKQGILLGLLAGAFYLNAKVLLPRLLFQNHSLWYITSIVGAVIIIYWTIQGVESWLNLPELWHKAIRPDRPFNPNRGHRFDMFTFLYSLLSLGVSTSLTVVQKWQKDTQIREQLEREKVVSELSFLKAQINPHFFFNTLNNIYALTMMDVESAQEALHRLSRMMRYVLYETKEGTVRLSQEIAFLQDYIQLMQLRLTDKVKVTFDLPAAHQDVAIAPMLLLPFLENAFKHGVSATRPSEIFIGLTQIEQTLRVEVRNTLFTEKRVTLDESNGIGLVNTRRRLDLLYPNRYALVITEQTPNDEYLVELTLHTAPLKQQTSTLSPAHYDA, from the coding sequence ATGTTACTTCTCCCAAATAGAAAAAATATAACGCTTGTCATCCATGTATTAGCGTGGGGATTGTTGGCCGCTCTGGTCATGATGCCCCCCTTTGGCGGGCGTTTTACGATGCCCGATGAGTATTGGATAAAGCAGGGCATTTTGTTGGGATTGCTCGCAGGTGCTTTCTACCTCAATGCCAAGGTTCTTCTGCCTCGTTTATTGTTTCAAAATCACTCGCTTTGGTACATCACTTCTATCGTGGGGGCCGTAATCATCATTTACTGGACGATTCAGGGGGTAGAATCTTGGCTCAACTTGCCAGAACTATGGCACAAAGCCATCCGTCCAGATCGCCCTTTTAATCCCAATCGTGGGCATCGTTTTGATATGTTTACCTTTTTGTATTCGCTGTTATCACTCGGCGTAAGTACTAGTTTAACGGTTGTGCAAAAATGGCAGAAGGATACCCAAATTCGAGAACAACTGGAACGAGAAAAAGTGGTATCAGAGCTTTCTTTTCTGAAAGCACAAATCAATCCGCACTTTTTTTTCAACACCCTCAACAACATCTACGCCCTCACCATGATGGACGTAGAATCGGCGCAAGAAGCCCTACACCGCTTATCGCGTATGATGCGCTATGTGTTGTACGAAACCAAGGAAGGCACCGTGCGACTGAGTCAGGAAATTGCTTTTTTGCAAGATTATATTCAATTGATGCAGCTCCGCTTGACCGACAAAGTCAAAGTAACTTTTGACCTGCCCGCTGCCCATCAAGACGTAGCCATTGCGCCGATGCTGCTTTTACCTTTTCTTGAAAATGCCTTCAAGCACGGGGTCAGCGCCACGCGTCCGAGCGAAATTTTCATTGGCTTGACCCAAATCGAACAAACCCTACGGGTAGAAGTTAGGAATACGCTCTTTACTGAAAAAAGGGTTACGTTAGATGAAAGTAACGGAATAGGTTTGGTCAATACGCGTCGCCGGCTTGATTTATTATATCCTAATCGGTATGCTTTGGTTATTACAGAACAAACCCCCAACGATGAGTATTTGGTAGAATTGACCCTCCATACTGCCCCACTTAAACAGCAAACGTCCACTTTAAGCCCTGCGCATTATGACGCTTAA
- a CDS encoding DUF2271 domain-containing protein — protein sequence MNALKIGLASMASVVASPYQAIPEVQGLFVSHLENILGTSFDLKIVARSYAVARQTEKVILAEIERLNNIISSYLPTSEFSRWWISAQQTTPVSEDLWAVLNEFTEWHQQTNGALNAAAEVINQLWQKAAQTQTLPSEAERLNAVLAANQPHWNLDPTHQTATRLSQTPLRLHTFAKSYILDRAAEAALKNADVDAVVLNSGGDLVIRGNWTETVAITDPKTHAENATALTWLNVSNRAVATSGNYRRGVWVNNSWYSHIVDPRTGVPAQDIISATVVHPNAVTAGALATAFNVLTPAESIKLAASIPQTDYLIVTKEGQSFTSPDWNDLATPPASNPSVKTAQILSVSSIKDKLWNANQELLVSFELSRFEGRSHRPFVAVWIEDQNHVPVRQLAIWYNKPRWLPELRTWYTMQRNSGLNAASIAGATRSAGAYSLVWDGKDDQGQYVKQGKYTINIEAAREHGTYQLIRQEMDFNGKPKQQTLNGNTEIAAAALDYREKGSNR from the coding sequence ATGAACGCATTAAAAATAGGGCTGGCTTCAATGGCAAGTGTTGTAGCCAGCCCCTACCAAGCAATCCCTGAGGTACAGGGATTGTTTGTTTCACACCTCGAAAATATTCTGGGAACGTCGTTCGATTTAAAAATTGTGGCTCGTTCTTATGCCGTAGCCCGGCAAACTGAAAAGGTTATTTTAGCAGAAATAGAGCGCCTGAACAATATTATCAGCAGTTATCTTCCCACCAGCGAATTTAGCCGCTGGTGGATTTCTGCACAACAAACCACTCCAGTATCCGAAGATTTGTGGGCGGTTTTGAACGAATTCACGGAATGGCATCAGCAAACAAATGGCGCTCTCAATGCCGCAGCGGAGGTCATTAATCAACTCTGGCAAAAAGCCGCTCAAACGCAGACCCTACCGTCGGAAGCAGAACGACTAAATGCGGTCTTAGCGGCCAACCAACCCCACTGGAATCTTGACCCCACCCATCAAACCGCAACCCGACTCAGTCAAACCCCTTTGCGGCTGCATACGTTTGCCAAAAGCTATATTTTGGACCGTGCCGCCGAAGCGGCCCTAAAAAATGCAGACGTTGATGCGGTGGTTTTAAACAGCGGTGGTGACTTAGTCATACGGGGCAACTGGACAGAAACCGTTGCCATAACCGACCCCAAGACCCATGCCGAAAATGCAACCGCTTTGACTTGGCTGAATGTTAGCAACCGGGCGGTAGCAACGAGCGGCAATTATCGTCGAGGTGTGTGGGTAAACAATTCATGGTACTCGCACATTGTTGACCCCCGCACGGGCGTGCCCGCTCAAGACATTATCAGTGCCACGGTAGTACACCCCAACGCAGTTACCGCAGGAGCACTGGCAACGGCATTTAACGTGCTTACCCCAGCCGAAAGTATCAAATTAGCGGCTTCTATACCGCAGACCGATTACCTCATCGTCACCAAAGAAGGCCAATCATTTACAAGTCCTGATTGGAACGACTTAGCAACGCCTCCTGCATCGAACCCTTCCGTAAAAACGGCTCAAATTTTGTCAGTATCGAGCATCAAAGATAAGCTCTGGAATGCCAATCAAGAGCTGCTTGTTTCGTTTGAACTTAGTCGTTTTGAGGGGCGTTCGCACCGTCCTTTTGTAGCAGTGTGGATTGAAGACCAAAACCATGTTCCTGTGCGTCAGTTGGCGATTTGGTACAACAAACCCCGCTGGCTTCCTGAATTACGGACTTGGTACACTATGCAGCGTAACAGCGGTTTGAATGCCGCCTCTATTGCGGGTGCTACTCGGTCGGCGGGGGCTTACTCATTGGTTTGGGACGGCAAAGACGACCAAGGGCAATACGTAAAGCAAGGTAAGTACACCATCAATATTGAAGCTGCCCGTGAGCATGGTACGTACCAATTGATACGACAAGAAATGGATTTTAACGGAAAACCGAAACAACAGACACTTAATGGAAACACCGAGATCGCAGCCGCAGCCTTGGACTACCGTGAGAAAGGAAGCAACCGTTAA